In the Deinococcus aerius genome, one interval contains:
- a CDS encoding sugar ABC transporter substrate-binding protein: MKRMFVLMSLALAGTASASTLTVWSHFTDAAELSWLRAQADAFGKATGNKVSIVSVPLDQIPDKLIQSAPKGQGPDMVVTLPQDRLGQLAAAGVVEPMDKYVVSKTDLDRTAVQAMTYRGRLFGLPMFAESVALIYNKKLVPRAPTTWNEFISVAQKNTGNGKFGFLTDLGNAYANYGFFSAYGSYIFKNNGGTLNVQDVGISNAGALKAVSLMNDLRYKYKLVPEGVSADAAKSAFVGGRLAMVVTGPWDMGDIKKAGIDYGITTIPAPPGATGKWGPFVGVQGVVLNAYSKNKTLAAQFAKALVTSPAQFAFNQAGGRIPVSLAARTRLKADPVVTGFGKAISAGTPMPNVPEMGAVWGPWGNAVAQSVQKPGPNYTSILSAALKEIKGNIK; encoded by the coding sequence ATGAAGAGAATGTTCGTTCTGATGTCCCTGGCCCTGGCGGGCACCGCCAGCGCCTCCACCCTCACCGTCTGGAGCCACTTCACGGACGCCGCCGAGCTGTCCTGGCTCCGGGCTCAGGCCGACGCCTTCGGGAAGGCCACCGGCAACAAGGTGAGTATCGTCAGCGTCCCGCTCGACCAGATTCCCGACAAGCTCATTCAGTCCGCCCCCAAGGGTCAGGGCCCGGACATGGTCGTCACCCTCCCGCAGGACCGGCTGGGTCAGCTCGCCGCGGCGGGGGTCGTCGAGCCGATGGACAAGTACGTGGTGAGCAAGACGGACCTCGACCGCACCGCGGTGCAGGCGATGACCTACCGGGGACGGCTCTTCGGGCTCCCCATGTTCGCCGAGTCCGTCGCCCTGATCTACAACAAGAAGCTGGTCCCCCGGGCCCCGACCACCTGGAACGAGTTTATCAGCGTGGCCCAGAAGAACACCGGGAACGGCAAGTTCGGCTTTCTGACCGATCTGGGCAACGCCTATGCCAACTACGGCTTCTTCAGTGCCTACGGCAGTTACATCTTCAAGAACAACGGCGGCACCCTGAATGTTCAGGATGTGGGGATCAGCAACGCTGGGGCCCTCAAGGCCGTCTCCTTGATGAACGACCTGCGCTACAAGTACAAGCTCGTGCCCGAGGGCGTGTCCGCCGACGCGGCCAAGAGTGCGTTCGTGGGCGGCCGCCTGGCGATGGTCGTGACCGGTCCCTGGGACATGGGGGACATCAAGAAGGCCGGGATCGACTACGGCATCACCACCATCCCGGCGCCTCCCGGGGCCACCGGGAAATGGGGGCCGTTCGTCGGCGTTCAGGGGGTCGTGCTCAATGCCTACAGCAAGAACAAGACCCTGGCGGCGCAGTTCGCCAAGGCGCTGGTCACCAGCCCGGCCCAGTTCGCCTTCAATCAGGCGGGTGGGCGCATCCCCGTGAGCCTTGCCGCGCGCACCCGGCTGAAGGCGGACCCGGTCGTCACGGGCTTCGGCAAGGCGATCTCGGCGGGGACCCCGATGCCGAACGTGCCGGAGATGGGGGCGGTCTGGGGACCGTGGGGCAACGCGGTGGCCCAGAGCGTGCAGAAGCCGGGCCCCAACTACACCTCGATCCTCTCGGCGGCGCTCAAGGAGATCAAGGGCAACATCAAGTAA
- a CDS encoding tyrosine-type recombinase/integrase gives MVRETVKLWRKHHLSYDQTKHVVEDVRRALGLAAPKERRRTVDRLDREEVERLTEAAYRRASGYGLMVKTLFYTGARVSEFINIRVTDLHLALDPPQVYIAHAKGGSDGYVPILPALAQELRTHLAGRRTGYLFESNRHDGYTARAIQLIVKDTARRAGIEKMVTPHRLRASVATILLDAGMPLDQVQKFLRHKRITTTQIYAQTSARNMGESYVRALSGRQ, from the coding sequence GTGGTACGGGAAACGGTCAAGCTGTGGCGCAAGCACCACCTGAGCTACGACCAGACCAAGCACGTCGTCGAGGACGTGAGGCGAGCCCTGGGGCTCGCCGCTCCCAAGGAACGCAGGCGCACGGTGGACCGCCTCGACCGCGAGGAGGTCGAGCGGCTGACCGAGGCGGCCTACCGCCGGGCCAGCGGGTACGGGCTGATGGTCAAAACACTGTTCTACACGGGCGCCCGCGTGTCCGAATTCATCAACATCCGCGTGACGGACCTGCATCTGGCCCTGGACCCGCCTCAGGTCTACATCGCCCACGCGAAGGGCGGCAGCGACGGGTATGTGCCGATCCTGCCCGCCCTGGCCCAGGAACTGCGGACCCATCTCGCGGGGCGCCGGACGGGGTATCTGTTCGAGAGCAACCGGCATGATGGGTACACGGCGCGGGCCATCCAGCTCATCGTGAAGGACACAGCGCGCCGGGCCGGGATCGAAAAGATGGTGACACCCCATCGCCTGCGCGCCAGCGTGGCGACCATCCTGCTGGACGCGGGAATGCCGCTGGATCAGGTGCAGAAGTTCCTGCGCCACAAGCGCATCACGACCACCCAGATTTACGCTCAAACCAGCGCCCGGAACATGGGCGAGAGCTACGTCCGAGCGCTGAGCGGTCGTCAGTAG